Proteins found in one Halobaculum sp. MBLA0147 genomic segment:
- a CDS encoding type B DNA-directed DNA polymerase: MPYAIDVLDGDPVAWSLTGTPTDPGWAATVHESYRPALFVVTRHGMTAADPDPERCRTALADLRETLADHPAVVDQRVETRRPGYRFAEQPTLRVAVDRMRRVRRVATFVEDRGPPGRVPYRAFDVDLSPGFRFCLDRDRSPVPDRLPTVYELRLPSGAMADEDLSRLRLGTTTTTGPDAVAEAPDTLTTPAETARAALETLAARLDTLDPDVLVVNRAAVVPLVADSAERLGVDLGLPRVPTGLDREVVPTYRQLAERSTFESYGQRHHSPARYDVPGRVLLDRSNTFFLDETNLAGCLDLVARSRKPLQELGWASIGNVLTAIQIREARARDVLVQWHAWRPERFKTARQLHAGDRGGTTLAPAVGLHETVHELDFASLYPNVICRHNLSPETVRCRCHDRADVPELGYSVCDRDGVLPDVLEPIVDDRAAAKRRLREDDLSATERDRLAGRSRALKWILVSCFGYQGFSNAKFGRIEVHEAINAYARDILLTAKETLEAAGWRVLHGIVDSLWVTPREGATQEPLDAVAARVSADVGVDLEYESAFDWVAFCTRRDGDAGALTRYVGRRADPGPDEDRYKTRGIEARQRSTPSWVADVQRDLIETLDETRDADAVVGCLAEHLRSLAAGDVSARALLVRQRVTKTADAYDHRTRAVAALRRAERLGRSVHPGQDVQYLVVDDDAATSDRVRLRPEVEPGTRYDAAFYRRLALRATASVLSPLGWDLGDVETAVATGRNDSLVRF, encoded by the coding sequence ATGCCGTACGCCATCGACGTCCTCGACGGCGACCCCGTCGCGTGGTCGCTGACCGGGACACCCACCGACCCGGGCTGGGCTGCGACCGTCCACGAGTCGTACCGGCCGGCACTGTTCGTCGTGACACGCCACGGGATGACCGCCGCGGATCCCGACCCGGAGCGGTGTCGGACGGCACTCGCCGACCTGCGCGAGACGCTGGCCGACCACCCGGCGGTCGTCGACCAGCGCGTCGAGACGCGTCGCCCGGGGTACCGCTTCGCCGAGCAGCCGACGCTCCGTGTCGCCGTCGACCGGATGCGTCGCGTGCGACGCGTCGCGACGTTCGTCGAGGATCGGGGACCGCCCGGACGGGTTCCTTACCGCGCGTTCGACGTGGACCTCTCGCCCGGGTTCCGGTTCTGTCTGGACCGGGACCGCTCGCCCGTCCCCGACCGCCTCCCGACGGTCTACGAGCTCCGACTGCCGTCCGGCGCGATGGCCGACGAGGACCTCTCGCGGCTCCGTCTCGGCACCACCACGACGACCGGCCCGGACGCGGTCGCCGAGGCCCCCGACACCCTGACGACGCCAGCGGAGACGGCACGAGCGGCACTGGAGACGCTCGCGGCTCGCCTCGACACGCTCGACCCGGACGTGCTCGTCGTGAACCGCGCGGCGGTCGTCCCGCTGGTGGCCGACAGCGCCGAGCGGCTCGGCGTCGACCTCGGACTGCCGCGGGTCCCGACCGGGCTCGACCGCGAGGTAGTCCCCACCTACCGGCAACTCGCCGAGCGATCGACGTTCGAGTCGTACGGGCAGCGCCACCACAGTCCGGCGCGGTACGATGTCCCCGGGCGCGTCCTCCTCGACCGGTCGAACACGTTCTTCCTCGACGAGACGAACCTCGCGGGCTGTCTCGACCTCGTCGCACGGTCGCGCAAGCCGCTCCAGGAACTCGGGTGGGCGAGCATCGGCAACGTGCTCACCGCGATCCAGATCCGCGAGGCGCGAGCCCGCGACGTACTCGTCCAGTGGCACGCGTGGCGCCCGGAACGGTTCAAGACCGCACGCCAACTCCACGCCGGCGACCGCGGCGGGACGACGCTCGCCCCCGCAGTGGGGCTCCACGAGACGGTCCACGAGTTGGACTTCGCGTCGCTGTACCCGAACGTGATCTGCCGACACAACCTCTCGCCGGAGACGGTCCGGTGTCGGTGTCACGACCGCGCCGACGTGCCCGAGCTCGGCTACTCGGTGTGTGACCGCGACGGCGTCCTCCCGGACGTGTTGGAACCGATCGTCGACGACCGCGCGGCGGCGAAGCGACGCCTCCGTGAGGACGATCTCTCGGCGACCGAGCGCGACCGCCTCGCCGGACGGTCGCGTGCGCTCAAGTGGATCCTGGTGTCGTGTTTCGGGTACCAGGGGTTCTCGAACGCGAAGTTCGGCCGGATCGAGGTCCACGAGGCGATCAACGCCTACGCTCGCGACATCCTCCTCACCGCGAAGGAGACGCTGGAGGCGGCCGGCTGGCGCGTCCTCCACGGGATCGTCGACTCCCTGTGGGTGACACCCCGCGAGGGGGCCACGCAGGAGCCGCTCGACGCCGTCGCCGCACGGGTGTCGGCCGACGTGGGGGTCGACCTCGAGTACGAGAGCGCCTTCGACTGGGTCGCGTTCTGTACTCGCCGGGACGGCGACGCCGGCGCACTGACGCGGTACGTCGGCCGCCGGGCGGATCCCGGGCCGGACGAGGATCGATACAAGACACGCGGGATCGAGGCCAGACAGCGCTCGACACCCTCGTGGGTCGCCGACGTACAACGGGATCTGATCGAGACGCTCGACGAGACGCGCGACGCCGACGCGGTGGTCGGGTGTCTCGCCGAGCACCTCCGCAGCCTCGCGGCGGGCGACGTGTCGGCACGGGCCCTGCTCGTCCGCCAGCGCGTGACGAAGACGGCCGACGCGTACGACCACCGGACGCGGGCGGTCGCCGCACTCCGCCGGGCCGAGCGTCTCGGGCGCTCGGTTCACCCGGGGCAGGACGTGCAGTACCTCGTCGTCGACGACGACGCCGCGACGAGCGACCGGGTGCGTCTGCGGCCGGAGGTCGAGCCGGGGACGCGGTACGACGCGGCGTTCTACCGGCGACTGGCGCTGCGTGCGACCGCGAGCGTCCTCTCGCCGCTCGGGTGGGACCTCGGCGACGTCGAGACGGCCGTCGCCACCGGGCGGAACGACTCGCTGGTGCGGTTCTGA
- a CDS encoding Cdc6/Cdc18 family protein, with translation MITDARVLREGFVPNDVVHRDHEVNSLSRVLRPITDGEPTEPALVTGPSGTGKTTITKFVVSRLRETVRDVAAVHLNCWQSYSRFKATYEILGALGESVDVRRRSTPHDELLDRLAAYDGPPVIVTLDEADQLEDSRLVYDLYRLPTFSIVLVTNDEAELLAGLDERVRSRLHTAETVHVDAYHTAELVDILAARVEHGLVRDAVTDAHLHRMADAGGGDARVALSILRSAARRADRAGVDRLADDHVEAAIPEGHRDVRTKNLNALRPQQRTVYEILVEAGELAPKELYDRYRERVEDPRTKRTVRSWLQKLTHYDLVAASGEGPSRTYAAVPAHSTTE, from the coding sequence ATGATCACGGACGCCCGCGTCCTCCGGGAGGGGTTCGTCCCGAACGACGTGGTCCACCGCGACCACGAGGTCAACTCGTTGTCGCGGGTGCTCCGCCCGATCACGGACGGGGAGCCGACGGAACCCGCACTCGTCACCGGCCCGTCGGGGACCGGAAAGACGACGATCACGAAGTTCGTCGTCTCGCGCCTCCGCGAGACGGTCCGCGACGTGGCGGCGGTCCACCTCAACTGCTGGCAGTCGTACAGCCGGTTCAAGGCCACCTACGAGATCCTCGGCGCGCTCGGCGAGAGCGTCGACGTCCGGCGGCGCTCGACCCCCCACGACGAACTACTCGACCGACTCGCCGCCTACGACGGCCCGCCGGTGATCGTCACGCTCGACGAGGCCGACCAACTCGAAGACTCCCGGCTCGTGTACGACCTCTACCGTCTCCCGACGTTCTCGATCGTCCTCGTCACGAACGACGAGGCGGAACTGCTCGCCGGGCTCGACGAACGCGTCCGGTCGCGGCTCCACACCGCCGAGACGGTCCACGTCGACGCCTACCACACCGCGGAGTTGGTCGACATCCTCGCGGCGCGCGTCGAACACGGGCTGGTCAGAGACGCCGTCACCGACGCGCACCTCCACAGGATGGCCGACGCCGGCGGGGGCGACGCCCGTGTCGCGCTGTCGATCCTCCGGAGTGCCGCCCGCCGCGCCGACCGGGCGGGTGTCGACCGCCTCGCGGACGACCACGTCGAGGCGGCGATCCCCGAGGGGCACCGCGACGTGCGGACGAAGAACCTGAACGCGCTCCGTCCACAGCAACGCACGGTGTACGAGATCCTCGTCGAGGCGGGCGAACTCGCCCCGAAGGAGCTGTACGACCGCTACCGCGAGCGGGTCGAGGACCCACGGACCAAGCGGACGGTGCGCTCGTGGCTCCAGAAGCTCACTCACTACGACCTCGTGGCCGCCAGCGGCGAGGGGCCGAGTCGGACGTACGCGGCCGTCCCCGCTCACTCGACCACGGAGTGA
- a CDS encoding WD40 repeat domain-containing protein — protein MLLVGTDDGVYAVREASGSRTARVRKRLGVGRVHRLRRFDGVEGVFAATSSGLYHGGDGDEWTALSVPREQVYAVGCDPATGRLFAGTRPAHVYVADAVAADGTVADTPAWTEITAIQELPSRDEWRLPRHDDLAQIRDVVYDGDRLAVGVEVGGVVVGEDGSYRSTEGVYDDVHELSVTGPGAYVAATGSGLYRTDDAGETWDRLDEDVPQRYFRRVHAVGDTVYAAGALANSSTWNDPDADPALYAVDGDGLRHVPLPRDDETVTGMTTVDGSLVAVTHLGGVFHRRGDGWRELPAVPVVEGRVAGRYTPVTPA, from the coding sequence ATGCTGTTGGTCGGAACCGACGACGGCGTCTACGCCGTCCGGGAGGCGAGCGGCTCGCGTACCGCCCGCGTTCGCAAGCGGCTCGGAGTCGGGCGCGTCCACCGACTCCGGCGGTTCGACGGTGTCGAGGGCGTCTTCGCGGCCACGTCGAGTGGCCTGTACCACGGCGGCGACGGCGACGAGTGGACGGCGCTGTCCGTCCCGCGAGAGCAGGTGTACGCGGTCGGCTGTGACCCGGCCACCGGGCGACTGTTCGCGGGGACGCGACCGGCACACGTCTACGTCGCGGACGCGGTCGCCGCCGACGGCACGGTCGCCGACACCCCGGCGTGGACGGAAATCACGGCGATCCAAGAACTGCCGTCGCGCGACGAGTGGCGCCTCCCGCGACACGACGACCTCGCACAGATCCGCGATGTCGTGTACGACGGGGACCGCCTGGCCGTCGGCGTCGAGGTCGGCGGCGTCGTGGTCGGCGAGGACGGCTCGTACCGGTCGACGGAGGGTGTCTACGACGACGTCCACGAGTTGTCCGTCACCGGACCGGGTGCGTACGTCGCCGCCACCGGCTCGGGACTGTACCGCACCGACGACGCCGGCGAGACGTGGGACCGACTCGACGAGGACGTCCCGCAGCGGTACTTCCGGCGGGTCCACGCGGTCGGCGACACCGTGTACGCCGCCGGGGCGCTGGCGAACTCCTCGACGTGGAACGACCCGGACGCGGACCCGGCGCTGTACGCCGTCGACGGCGACGGGCTGCGACACGTTCCGCTGCCCCGCGACGACGAGACGGTGACCGGGATGACGACGGTCGACGGCTCGCTCGTCGCGGTGACACACCTCGGAGGCGTCTTCCACCGTCGCGGCGACGGGTGGCGAGAACTCCCCGCCGTCCCGGTCGTCGAGGGTCGTGTCGCCGGTCGGTACACGCCCGTGACGCCCGCCTGA
- a CDS encoding GrpB family protein — MDLADDPVWTERFERAREYVETHTDPLDVFHIGSTAIPDLAGKPELDVLGVYEDVDAVRAAGDALVAGGDEWERTDADDVVVVYRRDPPAGEFLRLHTVADDAVRQQLAVREYLRADADARRRYERVKRSAADEHDEFESYQSAKRATVETLLAEAREAGHFERLPASVRRDG; from the coding sequence GTGGATCTAGCGGACGACCCAGTCTGGACGGAGCGGTTCGAGCGGGCACGCGAGTACGTGGAGACACACACGGACCCGCTGGACGTGTTCCACATCGGGAGTACGGCGATCCCCGACCTGGCGGGGAAGCCGGAACTCGACGTGTTGGGCGTGTACGAGGACGTCGACGCGGTGCGGGCGGCGGGTGACGCACTCGTCGCCGGCGGCGACGAGTGGGAGCGGACCGACGCCGACGACGTGGTGGTCGTCTACCGGCGCGATCCGCCGGCGGGCGAGTTCCTGCGACTCCACACGGTCGCCGACGACGCCGTGCGCCAGCAGCTCGCCGTCCGCGAGTACCTCCGAGCGGACGCGGACGCACGCCGACGGTACGAGCGCGTCAAGCGGTCGGCCGCCGACGAACACGACGAGTTCGAGTCGTACCAGTCGGCGAAGCGGGCGACCGTCGAGACGCTGCTCGCGGAGGCACGCGAGGCGGGCCACTTCGAACGGCTGCCGGCGAGCGTCCGGCGGGACGGGTGA
- a CDS encoding antitoxin VapB family protein — protein sequence MATKSVRIDEDLYRRIEAYKRDDETFSEAIDRLIDGWSLLDLADTLDPAEADAHREAIEASEAAGAEAVEERLERHSVSDDGG from the coding sequence ATGGCGACGAAGTCCGTTCGGATCGACGAGGACCTCTACCGGCGGATCGAGGCCTACAAGCGGGACGACGAGACGTTCTCGGAGGCCATCGACCGGCTCATCGACGGGTGGTCGCTCCTCGACCTCGCCGACACACTCGATCCGGCGGAGGCAGACGCCCACCGGGAGGCCATCGAGGCTTCGGAGGCGGCGGGAGCCGAGGCCGTCGAGGAACGTCTCGAACGGCACTCGGTCTCGGATGACGGAGGGTGA
- a CDS encoding type II toxin-antitoxin system VapC family toxin: MTEGEHVASEAKPALGFADSVVAATALVVDEPVVTDDTSDFGTVDGLDVVNTATSSDD; the protein is encoded by the coding sequence ATGACGGAGGGTGAACACGTCGCCAGTGAGGCGAAGCCTGCACTCGGGTTCGCCGACTCCGTCGTCGCCGCGACTGCACTGGTCGTCGACGAACCCGTGGTCACCGACGACACGAGCGACTTCGGGACCGTCGACGGACTCGACGTCGTGAACACGGCGACATCATCGGACGATTGA
- a CDS encoding uracil-DNA glycosylase family protein, which translates to MELDEGLCVTDCERCPRLVDSRSRIVNGVGPADAEIVFVGEAPGADEDEGGEPFVGRSGTVLDDALRDAGLARADVRITNSVRCRPPENRDPHVDERENCRGYLAAELAAIDPEIVVALGKVPAENLLERSVAVTDEAGEVYDARLGETSHRVLVCVHPAATLYDRSQQDTFESTIQQAATLAGEGDGDGSGQARLGEW; encoded by the coding sequence ATGGAACTGGACGAGGGGCTGTGCGTGACCGACTGCGAGCGGTGTCCGCGACTCGTCGACTCCCGGTCGCGGATCGTGAACGGCGTCGGGCCGGCGGACGCCGAGATCGTCTTCGTCGGGGAGGCGCCGGGCGCAGACGAGGACGAGGGCGGCGAGCCGTTCGTCGGCCGCTCGGGGACGGTGTTGGACGACGCCTTACGCGACGCCGGACTCGCGCGGGCGGACGTACGGATCACGAACAGCGTCCGGTGTCGCCCGCCGGAGAACCGCGACCCACACGTCGACGAGCGCGAGAACTGCCGCGGCTACCTCGCCGCCGAACTGGCGGCGATCGACCCCGAGATCGTCGTCGCCCTGGGGAAGGTGCCCGCCGAGAACCTCCTGGAGCGGTCCGTAGCGGTCACCGACGAGGCCGGCGAGGTGTACGACGCGCGCCTCGGCGAGACGAGTCACCGCGTACTCGTCTGTGTCCACCCGGCCGCGACGCTGTACGACCGCAGCCAGCAGGACACCTTCGAGTCGACGATCCAGCAGGCGGCGACGCTCGCGGGCGAGGGTGACGGCGACGGGAGTGGGCAGGCGCGACTCGGCGAGTGGTGA
- a CDS encoding DUF99 family protein, with product MRSGTRAAGIAVSDGETTATVCGAVVRADRVLDGLAFGECTVGGTDATATVASLSVVADRPDVQYVLCAGLAPAWFNLLDLHRLHERADCPVLSVSFEASPGLDPALREQFDGDALAERRAIYERQPPRRRVVLDADAAETGTGEGSADAADAVWVRAVGCDHETAAAVVRAYTPAGSGRPEPLRVARLAARAGRTYGGDDE from the coding sequence GTGCGATCCGGGACGCGGGCGGCGGGAATCGCCGTCTCGGACGGGGAGACGACGGCGACCGTCTGTGGTGCGGTCGTACGCGCCGACCGCGTCCTCGACGGACTTGCCTTCGGTGAGTGTACCGTCGGCGGCACCGACGCGACCGCGACCGTCGCGTCGTTGTCCGTCGTCGCCGATAGACCGGACGTCCAGTACGTCCTGTGTGCCGGGCTCGCTCCGGCGTGGTTCAACCTGCTGGATCTCCACCGACTCCACGAGCGTGCCGACTGTCCCGTCCTGTCGGTGTCCTTCGAGGCGAGTCCGGGGCTCGACCCCGCGCTCCGCGAGCAGTTCGACGGGGACGCGCTCGCCGAGCGACGCGCGATCTACGAGCGCCAACCTCCGCGGCGGCGCGTCGTCCTCGACGCCGACGCGGCGGAGACCGGCACGGGCGAGGGCTCCGCAGACGCCGCCGACGCGGTCTGGGTGCGCGCCGTCGGGTGTGACCACGAGACGGCCGCCGCGGTCGTCCGAGCGTACACGCCCGCGGGGAGCGGACGGCCGGAACCGCTGCGGGTGGCGCGGCTCGCGGCGCGTGCCGGTCGTACGTACGGCGGCGACGACGAGTGA
- a CDS encoding DUF5786 family protein — MGFGSYDESEQENQELDSDIADEDTVDAGAAAHEGDVEFEIGASNDELLDKLQDIKDE, encoded by the coding sequence ATGGGATTCGGCAGCTACGACGAGTCCGAACAGGAGAACCAGGAACTCGATTCGGACATCGCCGACGAGGACACGGTCGACGCGGGTGCGGCCGCACACGAGGGGGACGTCGAGTTCGAGATCGGGGCGTCGAACGACGAACTCCTGGACAAGCTCCAGGACATCAAAGACGAGTAG
- the cofH gene encoding 7,8-didemethyl-8-hydroxy-5-deazariboflavin synthase subunit CofH, with protein MDRPSAADLDADDLGFRHTPETDQSFENALAKARDGVRLDVDDATELLTTGTDTAGIDRERMEAVLTAADHRRREVVGDAVTFVANLNNNVTTACNTGCLFCNFKDTASNFERDSDVSHPGFTKTPAESREIVRDAVAMGVYEVCSVSGLHPAFALDADHHEILRSYDHPAREVNYKPPDRYETDPGTYVEQIDAMSVDGVHVHSMTPEEAYHARRGTDWSYREVYDRLADAGLDSAPGTAAEILVDEVRDVICPGKIDTDGWLDAMEAAVEAGLDVTATIMYGHVDNERHRALHLERVRDLQDRTGGITEFVPLSFVHERTPLYEQGVVTGGASDAEDKLLIAVSRLFLDNVENVQTSWVKYGDEKALETLACGANDFMGTILSEEITKRAGGDYGEFRSFDDYVELITSVGRRPVERSTDYRQRREIDPDDGPHGPRLGPRADGTPLVADADATGEESSATADD; from the coding sequence ATGGATCGACCGTCCGCAGCGGACCTCGACGCGGACGACCTCGGCTTCCGGCACACCCCGGAGACCGACCAGTCGTTCGAGAACGCACTGGCGAAGGCCCGGGACGGCGTGCGCCTCGACGTCGACGACGCGACGGAACTGCTGACGACCGGCACGGACACCGCGGGGATCGACCGCGAGCGGATGGAGGCGGTGCTCACGGCCGCCGACCACCGCCGGCGCGAGGTGGTCGGCGACGCCGTGACGTTCGTCGCCAACCTCAACAACAACGTCACCACCGCCTGCAACACCGGCTGTCTGTTCTGCAACTTCAAGGACACCGCCAGCAACTTCGAACGCGACAGCGACGTGTCTCACCCGGGGTTCACGAAGACGCCGGCCGAGTCCCGCGAGATCGTCCGAGACGCCGTCGCGATGGGCGTGTACGAAGTGTGCTCCGTCTCGGGCCTCCACCCGGCGTTCGCGCTCGACGCGGACCACCACGAGATCCTCCGGAGCTACGACCACCCCGCCCGCGAGGTGAACTACAAGCCGCCGGACCGGTACGAGACGGACCCGGGGACGTACGTCGAACAGATCGACGCGATGTCCGTCGACGGGGTTCACGTCCACTCGATGACGCCCGAAGAGGCGTACCACGCCCGCCGCGGCACGGACTGGTCGTACCGCGAGGTGTACGACCGCCTCGCCGACGCGGGCCTCGACTCCGCGCCCGGCACCGCCGCGGAGATCCTCGTCGACGAGGTGCGCGACGTGATCTGTCCGGGGAAGATCGACACCGACGGGTGGCTCGACGCGATGGAAGCCGCCGTCGAGGCGGGCCTGGACGTGACGGCGACGATCATGTACGGTCACGTCGACAACGAGCGTCACCGTGCGCTCCACCTGGAGCGGGTCCGAGACCTCCAGGATCGCACCGGCGGGATCACGGAGTTCGTCCCGCTGTCGTTCGTCCACGAACGGACGCCGCTGTACGAGCAGGGGGTCGTGACCGGTGGCGCGAGCGACGCCGAGGACAAACTGCTGATCGCCGTCTCGCGGCTGTTCCTGGACAACGTCGAGAACGTCCAGACCTCCTGGGTGAAGTACGGCGACGAGAAGGCGCTGGAGACGCTCGCCTGCGGCGCGAACGACTTCATGGGGACGATCCTCTCGGAGGAGATCACGAAGCGAGCGGGCGGCGACTACGGGGAGTTCCGGTCGTTCGACGACTACGTCGAGTTGATCACCAGCGTCGGCCGGCGCCCGGTGGAGCGCTCGACGGACTACCGCCAACGGCGCGAGATCGACCCCGACGACGGTCCACACGGCCCGCGACTCGGCCCGCGTGCCGACGGGACGCCGCTCGTGGCCGACGCCGACGCGACCGGCGAGGAGTCGTCGGCGACGGCGGACGACTGA
- a CDS encoding DUF58 domain-containing protein, translating into MSDPDGVAADASRPDDERAVRETADETATRQTEESVSTTHETDERTEETSGTEPGDETSGTEPGDETSGTEPGDETSGTEPGDETSGTEPTAETGATPDTRPGVVEPAVTPGTGGDTGPGDGGDGPVDTEGKGVDSDGVGEDGATPDDTETDDRTPATEPGAETTDASTATSADTRVEEVLETGRWTGIAAAALFPVGAGLVLRQPGLLLAGIVGVAVAAYARGNRDPAVDVRVERTVSPPDPDPGDDVTVTVRVHNDGGFLADLRVIDGVPPALAVEGSARLGTALRSGRTAAFEYTVTAVRGEHDWEPVTVVARNASGSRETTARVDTPTTLRCHPDLAASTSLPLRGLTTQFSGRVPTDVGGSGLEFHATREYRHGDPVRRINWARLARTGELSTLEFREERAATVVLLVDARVQAYQAPGPEESNAVERAVEAATVSFSALSDTGDRVGVAAMSPDECWLPPGTGADHEAAARELFTSHPALSATPSEDRFLPTAWLTRFRRRIPADAQVVFFSPVLDDFAVTVGRRLDAYGHAVTVVSPDPTTEESAGRQFARVERANRLSELRGAGLRVVDWGAETALEPELERSARRWSR; encoded by the coding sequence GTGAGCGACCCCGACGGTGTCGCGGCCGACGCGTCGCGTCCCGACGACGAGCGAGCAGTGCGCGAGACGGCCGACGAGACGGCGACTCGACAGACGGAGGAGAGCGTGTCGACGACACACGAGACGGACGAACGGACCGAAGAGACGAGTGGAACCGAGCCGGGAGACGAGACGAGTGGAACCGAGCCGGGAGACGAGACGAGTGGAACCGAGCCGGGAGACGAGACGAGCGGAACCGAGCCGGGAGACGAGACGAGCGGAACCGAGCCCACGGCGGAGACGGGTGCCACGCCCGACACCAGACCGGGTGTCGTCGAGCCGGCGGTGACACCGGGGACGGGTGGCGACACCGGCCCCGGCGACGGCGGCGACGGACCGGTCGACACCGAGGGGAAGGGTGTGGACTCGGACGGCGTCGGTGAGGACGGAGCGACCCCCGACGACACCGAGACGGACGACCGGACTCCAGCGACCGAGCCGGGAGCGGAGACGACGGACGCGAGCACCGCGACGAGCGCGGACACGCGCGTCGAGGAGGTACTGGAGACGGGACGGTGGACCGGCATCGCGGCGGCGGCGCTGTTCCCGGTCGGTGCGGGACTGGTACTCCGACAGCCGGGACTGCTGTTGGCCGGGATCGTCGGCGTCGCCGTCGCGGCGTACGCACGCGGCAACCGCGACCCGGCAGTCGACGTGCGTGTCGAGCGGACGGTGTCGCCACCGGACCCGGACCCCGGCGACGACGTGACCGTCACCGTGCGCGTCCACAACGACGGCGGGTTCCTCGCCGACCTCCGCGTGATCGACGGGGTGCCGCCGGCGCTGGCCGTCGAGGGGTCGGCACGACTCGGGACCGCTCTCCGCTCCGGTCGGACGGCGGCCTTCGAGTACACCGTGACTGCGGTGCGGGGCGAACACGACTGGGAGCCGGTGACGGTCGTCGCTCGCAACGCCAGTGGTTCGCGGGAGACGACGGCTCGCGTCGACACGCCGACGACGCTGCGGTGTCACCCGGACCTGGCGGCGAGTACGTCGCTCCCGCTGCGTGGGTTGACGACACAGTTCAGCGGGCGCGTGCCGACGGACGTGGGCGGCAGCGGGCTGGAGTTCCACGCGACACGCGAGTACCGCCACGGTGACCCGGTGCGGCGGATCAACTGGGCGCGTCTCGCCCGGACGGGGGAGTTGTCCACGCTGGAGTTCCGCGAGGAGCGTGCCGCCACGGTCGTGTTACTCGTCGACGCGCGGGTCCAGGCGTACCAGGCGCCCGGCCCGGAAGAATCGAACGCCGTCGAGCGGGCCGTGGAGGCGGCGACCGTCTCCTTCTCGGCGCTGTCGGACACCGGCGACCGCGTCGGTGTCGCGGCGATGAGTCCCGACGAGTGTTGGCTCCCGCCGGGGACCGGCGCGGACCACGAGGCTGCCGCTCGCGAGCTGTTCACCAGCCACCCGGCGCTGTCGGCGACCCCCTCGGAGGACCGGTTCCTCCCGACGGCGTGGCTCACGCGGTTCCGGCGTCGCATCCCGGCGGACGCACAGGTGGTGTTCTTCTCGCCGGTGCTCGACGACTTCGCGGTGACCGTCGGGCGGCGACTCGACGCCTACGGTCACGCGGTGACGGTGGTGAGTCCCGACCCGACGACCGAGGAGAGTGCCGGGCGACAGTTCGCCCGTGTCGAACGCGCGAACCGTCTCTCGGAGTTGCGTGGTGCCGGACTGCGCGTGGTCGACTGGGGGGCGGAGACGGCGCTGGAACCGGAACTGGAACGCAGCGCACGGCGGTGGTCGCGGTGA